One window of the Crassaminicella thermophila genome contains the following:
- the dnaA gene encoding chromosomal replication initiator protein DnaA, with product MNNQLSEIWQKALNLIKTELTEVSYNTWLKPIEPLTINGKTIILAVANDFSKGILEARYATLIINAIKQITSEEYTLAFTVPGSEAYLKASQPKNNHQNNSRDSFDALNLNPKYVFDTFVIGNSNRFAHAASLAVAEAPAKAYNPLFIYGGVGLGKTHLMHAIGHFILGQNPNAKVVYVSSEKFTNELINSIRDDKNVEFRNKYRNVDVLLVDDIQFIAGKERTQEEFFHTFNALHEANKQIIISSDRPPKEIPTLEDRLRSRFEWGLITDIQPPDLETRIAILRKKAEIEGIDVPNEVMHHIAKKIQSNIRELEGALIRIVAYSSLTNREVSIELANEALKDIITSTRPKQITVQLIKEVVAEHFGIKLEDFNSKRRTRSIAYPRQIAMYLCRELTDLSLPKIGDEFGGRDHTTVIHAHEKISKDIDSNLDIKEKIENVIKDIKDK from the coding sequence ATGAATAACCAACTGTCTGAAATATGGCAGAAAGCATTGAATTTAATCAAAACTGAGCTCACAGAAGTCAGCTATAATACCTGGCTTAAACCAATAGAACCTTTGACGATTAATGGAAAAACCATTATTTTAGCTGTAGCAAATGATTTTTCAAAAGGCATATTAGAAGCAAGATATGCTACACTCATTATCAATGCCATAAAACAAATTACCTCTGAAGAATATACTTTAGCCTTTACTGTTCCTGGAAGTGAAGCATATTTAAAAGCTTCTCAACCAAAAAATAATCATCAAAATAATAGCAGAGATTCTTTTGATGCTTTAAATCTAAATCCTAAATATGTATTTGATACTTTTGTAATTGGAAACAGTAATCGATTTGCCCATGCTGCATCACTTGCAGTTGCTGAGGCTCCTGCTAAAGCTTATAATCCTCTATTTATATATGGAGGAGTTGGACTAGGAAAAACCCATTTGATGCATGCAATTGGCCATTTTATACTAGGACAAAATCCAAATGCTAAGGTTGTATATGTTTCTTCAGAAAAATTTACTAATGAGTTAATTAACTCAATTCGAGATGACAAAAATGTAGAATTTAGAAATAAATATAGAAATGTAGATGTACTATTAGTAGATGATATTCAATTTATAGCAGGTAAAGAGCGGACACAGGAGGAATTCTTCCATACCTTTAATGCACTTCATGAAGCAAATAAACAAATTATTATCTCTAGTGATAGACCTCCAAAAGAAATTCCTACATTAGAAGACCGATTACGATCTAGATTTGAATGGGGACTTATTACAGATATTCAACCACCGGATCTAGAAACAAGAATCGCTATTCTTCGAAAAAAAGCTGAAATTGAAGGTATTGATGTTCCTAATGAAGTTATGCATCATATTGCAAAAAAGATTCAATCGAATATTCGTGAATTAGAAGGTGCTTTAATAAGAATTGTAGCATATTCTTCTCTTACAAATAGAGAAGTATCTATAGAATTAGCAAACGAGGCTTTAAAAGATATTATTACTTCTACTCGGCCAAAGCAGATAACTGTACAGCTTATAAAAGAAGTTGTTGCAGAACATTTTGGAATTAAGCTAGAAGACTTTAATTCAAAAAGAAGAACACGTTCTATTGCTTATCCAAGACAAATTGCCATGTATCTATGTAGAGAATTGACAGACTTATCTCTTCCTAAAATTGGTGATGAATTTGGGGGAAGAGATCATACTACAGTTATCCACGCACATGAAAAAATTTCAAAAGACATTGATTCTAATCTAGATATAAAAGAAAAAATAGAAAATGTTATAAAAGATATTAAAGACAAATAA
- the dnaN gene encoding DNA polymerase III subunit beta has product MKIICNQRILSSSINTVQKAVSSKTTLPILKGILLETCGQQLKLVGTDLEIGIENYIDAEIISKGAIVLSARILGDIIRKLPDEDVEIEVDMNNNATIRCANSEFTLIGQPAVEFPELPTVEESDAYKLPQDLLKNMIKQTIFATAVDETRPILTGVLMELQEESINMVALDGYRLALRQANIKNALNNKAVIPAKTLNEINRILEEENTDVEIFFTDKHVLFNMNKTRVISRLLEGEFINYEQIIPKEYKSRVKVNTKSLLGSMERASLLAKEGKNNLVKFSVRDELMTITSNAEIGKVFESVSIELEGEDVDIGFNSKYFLDALKIIDSDEVYLEFTTSVSPCIVKPTDHSNYTYLILPVRLVG; this is encoded by the coding sequence ATGAAAATCATTTGTAACCAACGCATTTTATCCTCAAGCATAAATACAGTTCAAAAAGCAGTATCATCAAAAACTACATTACCTATATTAAAAGGTATTTTATTAGAAACTTGTGGACAACAATTAAAATTAGTTGGTACAGATTTAGAAATTGGTATAGAAAATTATATAGATGCTGAAATTATATCTAAAGGTGCTATTGTTTTATCTGCTAGAATTTTAGGAGATATTATTCGAAAGCTACCAGATGAAGATGTTGAAATAGAAGTTGATATGAATAATAATGCTACAATTAGATGTGCCAATTCAGAGTTTACGTTAATTGGACAACCTGCTGTTGAATTTCCAGAACTACCAACAGTAGAAGAATCTGATGCTTATAAGCTCCCACAAGATCTTTTAAAGAATATGATTAAACAAACAATATTTGCTACAGCAGTGGATGAAACCCGTCCAATTCTAACAGGTGTTTTAATGGAGCTACAAGAAGAATCTATTAATATGGTTGCTTTAGATGGATATCGATTAGCTTTAAGACAAGCAAATATAAAAAATGCTCTTAATAATAAAGCTGTTATTCCAGCAAAAACATTAAATGAGATAAATAGGATTTTAGAAGAAGAAAATACAGATGTTGAAATTTTCTTTACAGATAAACATGTTTTATTTAATATGAATAAAACAAGAGTAATATCAAGACTATTAGAAGGAGAATTTATAAATTATGAACAAATTATTCCAAAAGAATATAAATCGAGAGTAAAGGTAAATACAAAAAGTTTGCTAGGTAGTATGGAGCGTGCTTCATTATTGGCAAAAGAAGGAAAAAATAATCTTGTAAAATTTTCTGTAAGAGATGAATTAATGACTATTACATCTAATGCAGAAATTGGAAAAGTATTTGAATCTGTTTCTATAGAATTAGAGGGAGAAGATGTGGATATTGGTTTTAATTCGAAGTATTTTCTAGATGCTTTAAAGATTATTGATAGTGATGAAGTTTATTTAGAATTTACGACTAGTGTAAGTCCATGTATCGTAAAACCAACAGACCATAGTAATTATACGTATCTTATACTACCAGTTAGACTTGTAGGTTAA
- a CDS encoding RNA-binding S4 domain-containing protein produces the protein MTELKIEGDYIQLDKALKFANLVQTGGHAKMLIQEGLVKVNGVIEYRRGKKLRPGDIIQVEGEQILIKN, from the coding sequence ATGACAGAATTAAAAATAGAAGGGGACTATATACAATTAGACAAAGCATTAAAATTTGCAAATTTAGTTCAAACAGGTGGACATGCTAAGATGCTTATACAAGAAGGCTTGGTAAAAGTAAATGGTGTTATTGAATATAGGAGAGGAAAAAAATTAAGGCCTGGAGATATTATACAAGTAGAAGGAGAGCAAATTCTTATTAAAAATTAA
- the recF gene encoding DNA replication/repair protein RecF (All proteins in this family for which functions are known are DNA-binding proteins that assist the filamentation of RecA onto DNA for the initiation of recombination or recombinational repair.) encodes MYLESLKLINFRNYNQLQLKFHPKLNVFVGNNAQGKTNILEAIYLTSTGKSFRTNKDRELIKFDKEQAYIKVEGKKRYTDTVVELKLEENKKKQIKVNGVTLSKNTDILNNVYVVVFSPEDLKLIKEGPSERRKFMDDEISQMKPSYFHYLTQYNRVLLQRNNLLKKIHHHKKYMDTLDIWNEKIIEIGTRIIIERAKFVTRIAPLSRLIHRKITENKENLEVKYISNIQLNNTFEETLESFRSRLKESLEVDLQRGTTTVGPHRDDLGVFVNGIDIRSFGSQGQQRTCALSLKLAEIELIKGETSEYPILLLDDVMSELDINRQKFLIKALRDVQIFITTTEREHLNDLNVDKEYVFYVKNAIVRKEKIESV; translated from the coding sequence GTGTATTTAGAAAGCTTAAAATTAATAAACTTTAGGAATTATAACCAACTGCAGTTAAAATTTCATCCTAAGTTAAATGTATTTGTTGGAAATAATGCACAGGGAAAGACAAATATCTTAGAGGCGATTTATCTAACAAGTACAGGTAAGTCTTTTCGAACGAATAAAGATAGAGAGTTAATTAAATTTGATAAAGAGCAGGCATATATAAAGGTGGAAGGAAAAAAGAGATATACAGATACAGTTGTAGAGTTAAAGTTAGAAGAAAATAAGAAAAAACAAATTAAGGTAAATGGTGTAACATTAAGTAAAAATACAGATATTCTTAATAATGTTTATGTGGTGGTTTTTTCACCAGAAGATTTAAAGTTAATTAAAGAAGGACCTAGTGAGAGAAGAAAATTTATGGATGATGAAATATCTCAAATGAAACCTAGTTATTTTCACTATTTGACTCAGTATAATAGAGTACTTTTACAGAGAAATAATCTTTTAAAGAAAATACATCATCATAAAAAATATATGGATACCCTTGATATATGGAATGAGAAAATAATAGAAATAGGAACAAGGATTATTATAGAGAGAGCTAAATTTGTTACAAGAATAGCTCCTTTAAGCCGATTGATTCATAGAAAAATAACGGAGAATAAAGAGAATCTTGAAGTAAAGTATATTAGTAATATTCAATTAAATAATACTTTTGAAGAAACATTAGAAAGTTTTAGAAGCAGATTAAAAGAATCTTTAGAAGTTGATCTACAAAGAGGAACTACAACTGTAGGACCCCATAGAGATGATTTAGGTGTTTTTGTAAATGGAATTGATATAAGAAGTTTTGGATCACAAGGACAGCAAAGAACTTGTGCACTATCTTTAAAACTTGCTGAGATTGAACTTATAAAAGGAGAAACTTCAGAATATCCGATTCTTTTATTAGATGATGTTATGTCTGAATTAGATATAAATAGGCAAAAATTCTTAATAAAAGCATTAAGAGATGTGCAAATATTTATTACAACAACAGAAAGAGAACATTTAAATGACTTAAATGTAGATAAAGAATATGTATTTTATGTTAAAAATGCAATTGTTAGAAAGGAGAAAATAGAATCAGTATAA
- the remB gene encoding extracellular matrix regulator RemB, translated as MFLHLGKDVVVPIENIVAIIDSASIEKSKDSKEFFRIAEEEGFVEKISDEKIKSCIIAEFVEKNGKPTKKVVKTVIYYSPISSVTLQKRANLIDDMYSLEEVYIK; from the coding sequence ATGTTTCTTCATCTGGGAAAAGATGTTGTAGTCCCTATTGAAAATATTGTGGCAATTATAGATAGTGCTTCAATTGAAAAATCTAAAGATAGTAAAGAATTTTTTCGTATTGCTGAAGAAGAAGGTTTTGTAGAAAAAATATCGGATGAAAAAATAAAATCCTGTATTATCGCTGAATTTGTAGAAAAAAATGGAAAACCTACAAAAAAAGTTGTTAAAACGGTTATTTATTATTCACCTATATCGTCCGTTACCCTTCAAAAAAGAGCGAATCTAATAGATGATATGTATAGCTTAGAAGAAGTTTATATAAAATAG
- the gyrB gene encoding DNA topoisomerase (ATP-hydrolyzing) subunit B, with protein sequence MGEKINQEYGAEQIQVLEGLEPVRKRPGMYIGSTGLKGLHHLVYEIVDNSIDEALAGYCKNIDVIIGKDNSITVRDDGRGMPVDIHPKMGKPAVEVIHTVLHAGGKFGGGGYKVSGGLHGVGASVVNALSEWMEVQVKRDGKIYHQRYERGKTITELKVIGESNETGSQTRFLPDKEIFEETTFKFDTLEHRLREIAFLNKGIRIILIDEREETPRKLVFHYEGGIKEFVKYLNKNKDVIHKSIIYFEGKKENSEVEVAMQYTDKYTENIFAFANNINTHEGGTHLIGFKSALTRVVNDYARKNNILKEKDENLTGEDIREGLTCVISVKLTEPQFEGQTKTKLGNSEMRGIVEAITSDALQAFFEQNPSETKTIIEKSIKAARAREAARKARELTRRKGALDSLSLPGKLADCSEKDPTLSEIFIVEGDSAGGSAKQGRDRRTQAILPLRGKILNVEKARLDKILNSSEIRAMITAFGCGIGDEFDIKKLRYHKIVIMTDADVDGAHISTLLLTFFYRYMKPLIDNGHVYIARPPLYKVKKGKAEHYVYSDKELEKLLDEIGRNGINIQRYKGLGEMNPEQLWETTMDSEKRTLIQVTVDDAAAADEIFTTLMGDKVKPRREFIEQNAKYVSNLDV encoded by the coding sequence ATGGGAGAAAAAATAAACCAAGAATATGGAGCGGAGCAGATACAAGTATTAGAAGGTTTAGAGCCAGTTCGAAAAAGACCAGGTATGTATATAGGTTCTACAGGACTAAAAGGACTTCATCACCTTGTATATGAAATTGTAGATAATAGTATTGATGAAGCTTTAGCAGGATATTGTAAAAATATAGATGTAATTATTGGGAAAGATAATTCTATTACTGTAAGGGATGATGGAAGAGGGATGCCTGTAGATATTCATCCTAAGATGGGAAAGCCTGCTGTAGAAGTTATTCATACAGTACTGCATGCAGGAGGAAAATTTGGCGGTGGAGGATACAAAGTCTCAGGGGGACTTCATGGAGTTGGAGCATCTGTTGTAAATGCATTATCAGAATGGATGGAAGTACAGGTAAAGAGGGATGGAAAAATTTATCATCAAAGATATGAAAGAGGAAAAACTATTACGGAGCTTAAAGTAATAGGTGAATCAAATGAAACAGGTTCTCAAACAAGATTTTTACCTGATAAAGAAATATTTGAAGAAACTACATTTAAATTTGATACACTAGAGCATAGATTAAGAGAGATTGCTTTTTTAAATAAAGGAATACGAATTATACTTATTGATGAAAGAGAAGAAACTCCTCGTAAGTTAGTTTTTCATTATGAGGGTGGGATTAAAGAATTTGTAAAATACTTAAATAAAAATAAAGATGTGATCCACAAAAGTATTATTTATTTTGAAGGAAAAAAAGAAAACTCAGAAGTTGAAGTTGCAATGCAGTATACAGATAAATACACAGAAAACATTTTTGCTTTTGCTAATAATATTAATACCCATGAAGGGGGAACACATCTTATTGGATTTAAATCTGCATTGACGCGTGTGGTGAATGATTATGCAAGAAAAAACAATATATTAAAAGAAAAGGATGAAAATCTTACAGGGGAAGATATTAGAGAGGGTTTAACATGTGTTATTTCTGTTAAATTAACTGAACCTCAATTTGAAGGACAGACAAAGACAAAGCTTGGAAACAGTGAAATGAGGGGAATTGTAGAAGCCATTACAAGTGATGCATTACAAGCTTTTTTTGAACAAAACCCTAGTGAAACAAAAACAATAATTGAGAAATCTATAAAAGCAGCCAGAGCAAGAGAAGCTGCAAGAAAGGCTAGAGAGTTAACTCGTAGAAAAGGTGCTTTAGACAGTTTATCACTTCCTGGAAAGCTTGCAGATTGTTCAGAAAAAGATCCTACTTTAAGTGAAATATTTATTGTAGAGGGTGATTCTGCTGGTGGCTCTGCAAAGCAAGGGAGAGATAGAAGAACACAGGCAATATTGCCTCTTAGAGGGAAAATATTAAATGTTGAGAAAGCAAGACTAGATAAAATATTAAATTCTAGTGAAATAAGGGCTATGATTACGGCTTTTGGATGTGGTATTGGAGATGAATTTGATATTAAAAAATTAAGATACCATAAAATTGTCATAATGACAGATGCGGACGTTGATGGAGCACATATTAGTACATTGTTATTGACATTCTTTTATAGATATATGAAACCACTTATAGATAATGGTCATGTATACATTGCACGACCACCGCTTTATAAAGTAAAGAAAGGTAAAGCGGAACATTATGTTTATTCGGATAAAGAATTAGAAAAACTATTAGATGAAATAGGTAGAAATGGAATAAATATACAAAGATATAAAGGTTTAGGTGAAATGAATCCTGAACAATTGTGGGAGACCACAATGGATAGTGAAAAAAGAACACTTATACAAGTTACAGTAGATGATGCTGCGGCAGCAGATGAAATTTTTACTACACTTATGGGAGATAAAGTAAAGCCCCGTAGAGAATTTATAGAACAAAATGCAAAATATGTAAGTAACTTAGATGTGTAG
- a CDS encoding STAS domain-containing protein produces MSLRINTNYMEEENIWLMDIIGEVDIYTANELKETLRKMLDEHVDNIKINCSELTYIDSTGLGVLIGALKRLKKENKNIIIVNPKQNISKLLKITGLNKIFILEGE; encoded by the coding sequence GTGTCACTTAGGATTAATACAAATTACATGGAAGAAGAAAATATTTGGTTGATGGATATAATAGGAGAAGTAGATATTTATACAGCAAATGAATTAAAGGAAACATTAAGGAAAATGTTAGATGAACATGTTGATAATATAAAGATAAACTGTTCAGAATTAACTTATATTGATAGCACAGGTTTGGGGGTTTTAATAGGAGCACTAAAAAGATTAAAAAAGGAAAATAAAAACATAATAATTGTAAATCCAAAACAAAATATTTCTAAATTACTTAAAATAACTGGTTTAAATAAAATTTTTATATTAGAAGGAGAATAA
- a CDS encoding ATP-binding protein: MYNNKIIEKVEKEMTDHFSISVPSKPEYVHVVRLTASAIASRMGFDIEQIEDIKVAIAEACTNAIEHGLCYNKQNFDINFFVDDEKMTIEVFDRGHGFESSQLKEPDLTSPKEGGLGIFIIKSLMDEVEILSDIGKGTMIKMIKYLGDDF; encoded by the coding sequence ATGTATAATAATAAAATCATAGAGAAGGTGGAAAAGGAAATGACTGATCATTTTTCAATATCCGTGCCAAGTAAACCTGAATATGTTCATGTTGTTCGTTTAACAGCATCTGCAATAGCAAGTAGAATGGGATTTGATATAGAACAAATTGAAGATATAAAGGTAGCAATAGCAGAAGCTTGTACGAATGCAATTGAACATGGTCTTTGTTATAACAAACAAAACTTTGATATAAACTTTTTTGTAGATGATGAAAAAATGACAATTGAAGTATTTGATAGGGGACATGGGTTTGAGAGTAGCCAGTTGAAAGAGCCAGACTTAACTAGTCCAAAAGAAGGAGGTTTAGGGATATTTATCATTAAATCTTTAATGGATGAAGTAGAAATCCTATCAGATATAGGAAAAGGTACAATGATAAAGATGATAAAATATCTAGGGGATGATTTTTGA
- a CDS encoding SigB/SigF/SigG family RNA polymerase sigma factor — translation MKHTKDIVINGNANSLSDLNEKDLFKLYAEKKDQDIRNELVNRYLYIAEILSKKYVNKGIEYEDIYQIASLGLIFAIERFDITKGFEFSSFATPTIIGEIKKYFRDKGWAIRVPRRIQELSKKVNNAKNILTQQLQRTPKVSDIAEYLDCTEEQVLEAMEASQVYTPKSLDMHYDTDGDDKDMQLKDLIGENDEYFNILENKDFLKKSIEKLNEVELKIVKYRFFKNKTQSQVAKLLNVSQMTVSRMEKKIINKFRKELNKI, via the coding sequence ATGAAGCATACAAAAGATATTGTAATAAATGGAAATGCTAATTCCCTGAGTGATTTAAATGAAAAAGATTTATTTAAGTTATATGCTGAAAAAAAAGATCAAGATATAAGAAATGAGCTAGTTAATCGATATTTATATATAGCTGAAATTTTATCGAAAAAATATGTGAATAAAGGGATTGAATATGAAGATATTTATCAAATTGCATCCCTTGGCCTTATTTTTGCTATTGAGCGTTTTGATATAACAAAAGGGTTTGAGTTTTCTAGTTTTGCTACACCTACAATTATTGGTGAAATAAAGAAATATTTTAGGGATAAAGGATGGGCTATAAGAGTTCCTAGGAGAATACAGGAATTATCTAAAAAAGTAAATAATGCAAAAAATATATTAACCCAACAACTTCAAAGAACCCCTAAGGTTTCAGATATTGCAGAGTATTTAGATTGTACGGAAGAACAAGTGCTAGAAGCTATGGAAGCTAGTCAAGTTTACACGCCTAAGTCTTTAGATATGCATTATGATACAGATGGAGATGACAAAGATATGCAGCTTAAAGACTTAATTGGAGAAAATGATGAATACTTTAATATTTTAGAGAATAAAGACTTTCTAAAAAAGAGTATAGAAAAATTAAATGAAGTAGAATTGAAAATAGTAAAATATAGATTTTTTAAAAATAAGACTCAATCACAAGTTGCAAAATTACTAAATGTATCTCAAATGACTGTATCAAGGATGGAGAAAAAAATTATTAATAAATTTAGAAAGGAATTAAACAAAATATAG
- a CDS encoding bacteriohemerythrin: MFEWKEEYCFNIAEIDKQHKHLLEIGKKLYDILTLKDEIDHYDEIVEILVELREYTIYHFTYEEKLLKQHGYEGLQLHKRQHKSFINKIIQFENQDIDEKQMEMKLKMMEFLADWIEQHILKSDHQYKDFLQEKGVY; the protein is encoded by the coding sequence ATGTTTGAATGGAAGGAAGAATATTGCTTTAATATTGCTGAGATTGATAAACAACATAAGCATTTATTAGAAATAGGGAAAAAATTATATGATATTTTAACATTAAAAGATGAAATAGATCATTATGATGAAATTGTGGAAATACTAGTAGAATTAAGGGAATATACAATTTATCATTTTACATATGAAGAAAAATTACTAAAGCAGCATGGATATGAAGGATTGCAATTACATAAGAGACAACATAAATCGTTTATAAATAAAATTATTCAATTTGAAAATCAAGATATTGATGAAAAACAAATGGAAATGAAACTGAAAATGATGGAGTTTCTTGCGGATTGGATTGAACAGCATATCTTAAAAAGTGATCATCAGTATAAAGATTTTCTTCAGGAAAAAGGTGTTTATTAA
- a CDS encoding polyprenyl synthetase family protein, translating into MSKVIVKEKTQREMFHVKNINGLKEVEEKLLKEILDVNGDIYKICLRLIKSGGKRIRPILVLCSSQCFGELTKEAIQTAAAYEFIHMASLVHDDIIDESFVRRNKPTVNALEGNQVSVLVGDYLFAKAFEILSTNRSIKSMSIAVKAIQQMCDGEIVQADNKFNLNQTIENYYERIYKKTGILIASCCQAGAIIGGADKVQVEALKAYGKNLGYAFQIIDDLLDFTGNEESLGKPVGCDLREGNITLPILKLINQSIYKDRLKKMFKKGITVESYYEILYLLKENNALEEAYDEAVYCIKKAKDALEIIEDSMYKRMLLDIADKVLVRKN; encoded by the coding sequence TTGAGTAAAGTAATAGTTAAAGAAAAAACTCAAAGAGAGATGTTTCACGTGAAAAACATCAATGGACTTAAAGAAGTTGAAGAAAAACTTTTAAAGGAAATATTAGATGTTAATGGAGATATATATAAAATATGTTTAAGACTTATAAAATCTGGAGGGAAAAGAATAAGGCCTATATTAGTTTTATGTTCTTCACAATGCTTTGGAGAATTAACTAAAGAAGCAATTCAAACGGCAGCAGCATATGAATTTATTCATATGGCTTCTCTTGTTCATGATGATATTATTGATGAGTCCTTTGTAAGGAGAAATAAACCTACAGTAAATGCATTAGAGGGAAATCAAGTATCTGTGTTGGTAGGAGATTATTTATTTGCAAAGGCTTTTGAAATACTCTCTACAAATAGATCAATAAAAAGTATGTCTATTGCAGTAAAAGCTATTCAGCAGATGTGTGATGGTGAAATTGTTCAGGCAGATAATAAATTTAATTTAAATCAAACTATAGAGAATTATTACGAAAGAATTTATAAAAAAACAGGAATATTGATTGCTTCTTGTTGTCAAGCAGGAGCAATAATAGGGGGAGCAGATAAAGTTCAAGTAGAAGCTTTAAAAGCTTATGGTAAAAATTTAGGGTATGCTTTTCAAATTATAGATGATTTATTAGATTTTACAGGAAATGAAGAATCTTTAGGAAAGCCTGTAGGATGTGATTTGAGGGAAGGAAATATTACATTGCCTATATTAAAGCTTATAAATCAGAGTATATATAAGGATCGGTTAAAAAAAATGTTTAAAAAAGGAATAACAGTAGAAAGCTACTATGAAATTTTATACCTTCTTAAAGAAAATAATGCACTAGAAGAAGCTTATGATGAAGCAGTTTATTGTATAAAAAAAGCAAAAGATGCATTAGAAATAATAGAAGATTCTATGTATAAAAGGATGTTGCTAGATATTGCAGACAAAGTTTTAGTTAGGAAAAATTAA
- a CDS encoding NADH peroxidase, with translation MKKFICKVCGYVHEGTEAPDFCPQCRAPKEQFSVQSTEKLAWADEHFVGVAKGVDPEILEGLRMNFTGECTEIGMYLAMSRQADREGYPEIAEAYKRIAWEEAEHAAKFAELLGEVVTNSTKKNLQMRVAAEHGACAGKKDLATKAKKLNLDAIHDTVHEMCKDEARHGQVFEGLLKRYFDK, from the coding sequence ATGAAAAAATTTATATGTAAAGTATGTGGCTATGTACATGAAGGAACAGAAGCACCTGATTTCTGTCCTCAATGTAGGGCTCCTAAAGAACAATTTTCTGTTCAATCTACAGAAAAATTAGCATGGGCAGATGAGCATTTTGTAGGCGTAGCAAAAGGTGTAGATCCTGAGATATTAGAAGGGCTTCGAATGAACTTTACAGGAGAATGTACTGAAATAGGTATGTATCTTGCTATGAGTCGTCAAGCTGACCGTGAAGGATATCCTGAAATCGCTGAAGCATATAAAAGAATTGCTTGGGAAGAAGCAGAACATGCTGCAAAATTTGCTGAGTTATTAGGTGAAGTAGTTACAAATAGCACAAAGAAAAACTTGCAAATGAGAGTAGCTGCTGAGCATGGTGCTTGTGCTGGCAAGAAAGATTTGGCTACAAAAGCAAAAAAATTAAATCTAGATGCAATTCATGATACTGTTCATGAAATGTGTAAGGATGAAGCAAGACATGGTCAAGTTTTTGAAGGCCTATTAAAACGTTATTTTGATAAGTAA
- the cspD gene encoding cold-shock protein CspD, with product MKTGIVKWFNSEKGFGFISVEGEDDVFVHFSAITGEGFKSLEEGQEVEFEVVEGNRGPQAANVVKL from the coding sequence ATGAAAACAGGTATTGTAAAATGGTTTAACAGTGAAAAAGGATTTGGGTTCATTTCTGTAGAGGGAGAAGATGATGTTTTTGTACATTTCTCTGCTATTACAGGAGAAGGATTTAAAAGCTTAGAAGAAGGGCAAGAAGTTGAATTTGAAGTAGTAGAAGGTAACAGAGGTCCTCAAGCTGCTAATGTAGTTAAACTATAA